One genomic window of Sulfurovum lithotrophicum includes the following:
- a CDS encoding protein kinase domain-containing protein — protein MPKQNIETSGFTLAKGTQLKGDDFFEVKVMENITVAVVCDGVGAAAQGADAARRTTQFLMQSLKNRPRSWSMEKSIRHFIENINRVLYLESMEQYEREELVTTLTLVVIEGDRLYGANVGDSRIYLTRNGQFAQLSLDHAMDEEGMENVLTAAIGLEEHVEPYYFENNLQAGDRILLCSDGLYNELSQEELADGLKMGASFLVKKASKKHNDDLPDDTTAVIIEIKELDPRLKLKETELIIREQYKKGEEIDGYRLLKPLIQNNRTWLCEKKGVQYVIKFAPFEALEDETILDLFVKEVWMAKRLKAGFFPKAVIPRKRTHRYYIMSYVEGTPLKEYIAKKPVSVDLGVELARFLLKMSQFLIKLNLVHGDIKAENIIVTKRKEKIVFKMVDFGSITEAYSNVTRAGTPSYLAPERFAQAPITEQTEIYAIGVTLYEALTRKFPFGEIEPFQNPSFDKTPKHPTKYNAKIPEWLESVILRAVETNLDKRYHNYSEMLYEIDNPEKVRPYFDKNLSFIERNEMMVYKVGFVTMFILNIVQLLFWH, from the coding sequence ATGCCAAAACAAAACATTGAGACATCCGGCTTTACGCTGGCAAAAGGTACGCAGCTTAAAGGGGATGACTTCTTTGAGGTGAAAGTGATGGAGAACATTACCGTTGCGGTGGTTTGTGACGGGGTGGGAGCGGCGGCCCAGGGTGCTGATGCTGCCAGACGGACCACGCAGTTTTTGATGCAGTCACTCAAGAACCGTCCGCGCAGCTGGAGTATGGAGAAGTCCATTCGCCATTTTATTGAAAATATCAACCGTGTACTGTACCTTGAATCGATGGAACAATATGAGCGTGAAGAGCTGGTAACGACATTGACGCTGGTGGTTATAGAGGGAGACAGGCTTTACGGTGCCAATGTGGGGGACAGCCGTATCTATCTGACGCGTAACGGTCAGTTTGCACAACTCTCCCTGGATCATGCCATGGATGAAGAGGGTATGGAGAATGTGCTCACAGCCGCTATCGGGCTCGAGGAGCACGTGGAACCGTACTATTTTGAGAACAACCTTCAGGCAGGAGACCGCATACTGCTCTGCAGTGACGGACTTTACAATGAACTTTCACAGGAAGAATTGGCGGACGGATTGAAGATGGGGGCTTCATTTCTGGTCAAAAAGGCCAGTAAAAAACACAATGATGATCTGCCGGACGATACTACGGCGGTTATTATCGAGATCAAAGAGCTCGATCCGAGGCTGAAGCTGAAAGAGACGGAACTGATCATCCGGGAACAGTATAAAAAAGGTGAGGAGATCGACGGCTACAGACTCCTCAAACCGCTGATACAGAACAACCGTACCTGGCTCTGTGAAAAGAAGGGAGTACAGTATGTCATCAAGTTCGCTCCATTCGAAGCATTGGAGGATGAGACCATACTGGATCTGTTCGTCAAAGAAGTCTGGATGGCGAAACGCCTCAAGGCAGGGTTCTTCCCCAAAGCGGTCATCCCCAGAAAACGTACCCACCGTTACTACATCATGAGTTATGTGGAGGGTACGCCGCTGAAAGAGTACATTGCCAAAAAACCGGTTTCAGTCGACTTGGGCGTGGAGCTTGCGCGTTTCCTGCTGAAGATGTCACAGTTTCTGATCAAACTCAATCTGGTGCATGGCGATATCAAAGCGGAAAATATCATCGTAACGAAACGTAAAGAGAAGATCGTGTTCAAAATGGTCGATTTCGGCAGTATTACGGAAGCCTATTCCAATGTGACACGTGCGGGTACCCCATCCTATCTGGCACCGGAACGTTTTGCCCAGGCGCCCATTACAGAGCAGACCGAGATCTATGCTATTGGCGTGACACTTTATGAGGCACTGACGCGGAAGTTTCCCTTCGGTGAGATAGAACCGTTTCAAAATCCTTCTTTTGACAAAACACCCAAACACCCGACAAAGTACAATGCAAAGATACCCGAATGGCTGGAAAGCGTTATACTCCGTGCCGTAGAGACCAATCTGGATAAACGCTACCATAATTATTCGGAAATGCTCTACGAGATCGACAATCCCGAGAAAGTACGGCCTTACTTTGACAAGAATCTTTCTTTCATAGAACGGAACGAAATGATGGTCTACAAAGTAGGTTTTGTAACAATGTTCATACTGAATATTGTGCAGCTGCTTTTTTGGCATTGA
- a CDS encoding patatin-like phospholipase family protein: MEKVQVKKFSVITENKEQEGLIEEEIQAVRLRRKKLELKTEKAERSTETQAKTKAVEPDLIEDAPFDTFAIALSGGGIRSATFNLGFLKALNDQGIFRHADYLSTVSGGGYLGSFVQNRLKQTHNYDTLFAKEEIDHLKAHGDYLRPGKGWRKVFESFNFYLNTLIQILLHSLWFLLFFAFTLFTFIYVGEQLPDTPAFLNTLLLSLFLALLVWYYFFHPLRYISKVLWSAKCLFYSGTVLVILIAAAGYSGIKLQMLCDCFGSMHSIVYVLGFGLLMITTGFFANPNILSSHRFYRFRLKDAFLHGSDTKLCELAEKEEGKKWTFAPYPLINTTLNLQADKAISGMKSCDYFLLSPLYCGSKITGYIPTDKVEYRRMTLATALTISGAAVNPSMGYKSNRLLSFFMTLLNLRLGYWALNPKIFDPSSYETSGLRSRLSAILRQIAVWTAEKYRYALTLWPYYNIAELFGTMHSRRIRVNLSDGGNIENLAVFELLRRKCKLIIASDAGADPDYSFSDLQNLLIRARNELEISIEFPDEQDPEKLIHPDLCTGQSRQHYAIGRIYELPEAGAEKQCIGYFVYVKASVTAQTEKLQKEERKNDFYSYKNYHPDFPHESTVDQFFDAKQWEAYRTLGEEIGKDLFKTFKTYEGDKNTVSIQNLIHYFEDQLK, translated from the coding sequence ATGGAAAAAGTTCAGGTAAAAAAATTTTCCGTGATAACCGAGAATAAAGAACAGGAAGGTTTGATCGAAGAAGAGATACAGGCTGTCAGGCTTCGGAGAAAGAAACTGGAGCTGAAAACAGAGAAAGCAGAGAGAAGCACCGAAACACAAGCGAAAACCAAAGCTGTAGAACCCGACCTTATAGAGGATGCCCCTTTTGATACCTTTGCGATCGCCCTTTCAGGCGGGGGTATCCGTTCTGCCACCTTCAATCTTGGGTTCCTAAAAGCACTGAATGATCAGGGCATCTTCAGACATGCCGACTACCTCTCTACAGTATCGGGCGGAGGATACCTGGGGAGTTTCGTACAAAACCGTTTGAAACAGACGCATAACTATGATACCCTATTTGCCAAGGAAGAGATAGATCATCTTAAAGCCCACGGGGATTACCTTCGTCCGGGGAAAGGGTGGAGAAAGGTATTTGAAAGTTTTAACTTTTATCTCAATACCCTGATACAGATCCTGCTGCACTCCCTCTGGTTCCTGCTCTTTTTCGCTTTTACACTTTTTACCTTTATCTATGTGGGAGAACAGTTGCCTGATACACCGGCTTTTCTCAATACTCTTCTGCTTTCCCTCTTCTTAGCACTCCTTGTATGGTACTACTTTTTCCACCCCTTGCGCTATATCTCAAAAGTATTATGGTCGGCAAAATGCCTGTTCTACAGTGGGACGGTCCTTGTCATTCTCATTGCAGCAGCAGGCTACAGCGGTATAAAGCTGCAAATGCTCTGTGACTGTTTTGGCTCCATGCACAGCATAGTGTATGTACTGGGTTTTGGTCTCCTGATGATCACTACAGGCTTTTTTGCCAATCCCAACATCCTCTCTTCCCACCGTTTTTACCGCTTTCGTCTGAAAGATGCTTTTCTTCATGGAAGCGACACAAAGCTCTGTGAATTGGCAGAAAAGGAAGAGGGGAAGAAATGGACGTTTGCCCCTTATCCTCTGATCAATACTACCCTCAATCTTCAGGCAGACAAAGCGATCTCTGGTATGAAGAGCTGCGACTATTTTCTCCTTTCTCCGCTTTACTGCGGTTCCAAGATCACAGGCTATATCCCTACCGACAAAGTCGAGTACAGACGCATGACCCTTGCCACTGCATTGACCATATCGGGAGCCGCGGTCAATCCGAGCATGGGGTACAAGTCCAACAGACTGCTCTCCTTCTTTATGACCCTGCTGAATCTCAGACTCGGGTACTGGGCACTCAACCCAAAGATCTTCGACCCCTCTTCTTATGAAACCTCCGGTCTTAGATCCCGCCTTTCCGCCATACTGAGGCAGATTGCTGTATGGACAGCAGAAAAATACCGCTATGCCCTGACACTGTGGCCCTATTACAATATCGCAGAACTTTTTGGAACGATGCATTCTCGCAGGATCAGGGTCAATCTTTCGGACGGCGGAAACATTGAAAACCTTGCTGTTTTTGAACTCCTCAGAAGAAAATGCAAACTGATCATCGCATCCGATGCCGGAGCCGACCCGGACTACAGCTTTTCAGACTTGCAGAATCTTCTGATCCGTGCAAGGAATGAGCTGGAGATCAGTATTGAATTTCCCGATGAGCAGGATCCTGAAAAACTGATCCATCCTGATCTCTGCACAGGACAGAGCCGGCAACACTATGCCATAGGCAGGATCTATGAATTACCTGAAGCTGGAGCAGAGAAACAATGTATTGGGTATTTTGTGTATGTCAAAGCATCTGTGACAGCACAGACAGAGAAGCTCCAAAAAGAGGAAAGGAAGAATGATTTTTACTCTTACAAGAACTATCATCCTGACTTTCCGCATGAATCAACGGTGGACCAGTTCTTTGACGCAAAACAATGGGAAGCCTACAGAACACTTGGCGAAGAGATCGGGAAAGACCTGTTCAAAACATTCAAAACGTATGAGGGGGACAAAAATACAGTATCGATACAAAACCTTATACACTATTTTGAAGATCAGTTAAAATAA
- the mltG gene encoding endolytic transglycosylase MltG has translation MSVSRKATWRTWMVWAENIAVVLIIAFAFYTTIPVRTTQTLFIPQGSINKIISQLAKKGYAVSIVDSYILRTMGKPQTGWIFLGKNKMNRLDFLQKLTSSKAMIHKVTLIPGETSEIFFDMLAKELKLDPKKLYKYYHEFSPYPEAGIYADTYYVPYGIKEKHLMHFLVRESEKKYKAISEKVYGIYNTKQWQKVLVVASIIQKEAANTKEMPLVSSVIYNRLKKGMRLQMDGTLNYGKYSHLKVTPERIKSDESTFNTYKHKGLPSSPIGSVSIAAIKAAIRPAKTKHLYFMKNKKGTHDFSDSFKAHRKNIKKAK, from the coding sequence ATGAGTGTATCACGCAAAGCAACATGGAGAACATGGATGGTATGGGCAGAGAACATTGCCGTTGTTTTGATCATCGCATTTGCCTTTTACACTACTATACCTGTCAGAACGACGCAGACACTTTTCATTCCTCAAGGCTCTATCAATAAGATTATATCACAGCTCGCTAAAAAAGGGTACGCCGTCTCCATTGTCGACAGTTATATTCTTCGTACGATGGGCAAACCTCAGACAGGTTGGATCTTTCTGGGGAAGAATAAGATGAACCGTCTTGATTTTCTCCAAAAACTCACTTCTTCAAAAGCGATGATCCACAAGGTCACGCTGATCCCGGGTGAAACTTCGGAGATCTTTTTCGATATGCTTGCAAAAGAGCTGAAACTCGACCCCAAAAAACTCTATAAATACTACCATGAATTTTCTCCCTATCCCGAAGCGGGGATCTATGCCGATACCTATTATGTCCCCTACGGTATCAAAGAGAAACACCTGATGCATTTTCTTGTACGTGAATCTGAAAAAAAATATAAAGCGATCTCAGAGAAGGTCTATGGAATATACAATACCAAACAGTGGCAGAAAGTACTGGTGGTCGCCTCTATCATACAGAAAGAAGCTGCCAACACCAAAGAGATGCCACTGGTCTCCTCTGTCATCTACAACCGTCTGAAAAAAGGGATGCGCCTGCAGATGGACGGTACGCTCAACTACGGAAAATACTCCCATCTCAAGGTCACACCGGAACGCATCAAAAGCGATGAAAGTACTTTCAATACCTACAAACACAAAGGACTTCCGTCCTCACCTATCGGTTCGGTGAGCATAGCGGCCATCAAAGCAGCCATCCGGCCGGCAAAAACAAAACATCTCTACTTTATGAAGAACAAAAAAGGTACACATGATTTCTCCGACAGTTTCAAAGCCCACAGGAAAAATATAAAAAAGGCCAAATAA
- a CDS encoding AsmA-like C-terminal domain-containing protein — MIKTTAMFSAHTIHVLHVALRDTLIFLIILFGALFVWLKSGIYIDHLHFNSYEVDGLYIKLDKKLTLTAEHILIPKTKKKPSFDRVDETLDRVKYLLTFFDYAELDKVDFKNKHYKVIFADDVLYIANEDYEIAGNVWRRGHVLVADISLFYIKKENINIVGKLNYDLHSDKLILEGKYEAYNITGRFKAIKEGQTVQFVVNSDTFSDLKTFIDRLPMHEAVNQWITQKIEAKAYRLHMLMGKGSVHGTEFTLDPSSLKGNALLEDALIHFKEGLPPVKAEKIILNYDKSSLFFDLTNPTYRQREINATVSITDIGKAKDTRLNLDMHFNTRVDDTVQKILKAYDLHIPVLHKKSKSKIEVKLSIPLGKMPHRHIDVNVKAHVGKGNLYLGKLKLPVQSGDLAFRKNILMLKNIKLKSQWYEGTVNGKINTKKKKGDLLLQLKKIEFKKKNKTLFRLKDKKIPFSIDYAEDVLVNIPSFKLKVRQSSQTLKITASDISKIKPYLKNLEIDIDGGTMEIQSKDWKTFTFKGLLTRYDCFIYDNKVCHTRVPCSGTIRPEGIDFYAFNKRLHYNTAKSLATLKNLNIDLQKFLESNLRLKKIKNKKKSSQKMVIRGKKSNIRYDKYTLLTDAYTVTIYPGNNTIRAVGKLGSDKVTFRKTGKKITIEALRIHDRMLHPLINFNGLQKGRYTIRLSGIPGKRMKGEILLDGGILKSFKAYSKTRNFIKSNKSLSQIQDPGLTKKGFKIQEGKILYRIVKDKVIFDTVYVKGDTATIVGKGTLDIKTKKLNIKLAVQTVRKLGKIIGSLPLLGYILMGKDNSVTIGLTIKGTLDDPKVNYSAAKEILSLPFDLIKRTLQSPAHIINTGKKKKPTKVPVIEEVTIPKNKVAP; from the coding sequence ATGATCAAAACAACGGCAATGTTCTCTGCCCATACCATCCATGTTCTCCATGTTGCTTTGCGTGATACACTCATTTTTCTTATTATCCTTTTTGGTGCCCTCTTTGTCTGGTTGAAATCAGGTATTTATATAGATCATCTTCATTTCAACAGTTATGAGGTAGACGGATTATACATCAAACTCGATAAAAAGCTTACGCTGACAGCCGAACATATACTTATCCCCAAAACCAAGAAAAAACCTTCATTCGACAGGGTGGATGAGACACTTGACCGTGTCAAATATCTGCTGACATTCTTCGATTATGCGGAACTCGACAAGGTTGATTTTAAGAACAAGCATTACAAGGTCATATTTGCAGACGATGTGCTCTACATTGCCAATGAAGATTATGAAATTGCGGGGAATGTATGGCGCAGGGGACATGTGCTTGTTGCGGATATCTCACTTTTTTATATTAAAAAAGAAAATATCAACATAGTCGGAAAACTCAATTATGATCTGCACAGCGACAAGTTGATCCTTGAGGGGAAATACGAAGCGTACAATATTACAGGAAGATTCAAAGCGATCAAAGAGGGGCAGACAGTACAGTTTGTTGTGAACAGCGATACTTTCAGTGATTTAAAAACATTCATAGACAGACTGCCGATGCATGAAGCGGTTAATCAGTGGATTACGCAAAAGATAGAAGCAAAAGCCTACAGACTCCATATGCTGATGGGCAAAGGAAGTGTCCACGGCACAGAGTTTACGCTTGACCCGAGTTCCCTGAAGGGGAATGCTCTGCTCGAAGATGCTTTGATCCACTTTAAAGAGGGGCTCCCTCCGGTAAAGGCAGAGAAGATCATACTCAACTATGACAAAAGCAGTCTCTTTTTTGATCTGACCAACCCCACATACAGACAGAGAGAGATCAATGCCACAGTCTCCATTACCGATATCGGCAAAGCAAAAGATACACGTCTCAACCTTGATATGCATTTTAATACCAGAGTAGATGATACCGTACAGAAAATTCTCAAAGCCTATGATCTTCATATTCCCGTATTGCATAAAAAGAGTAAGTCGAAAATAGAGGTGAAACTAAGTATCCCGCTTGGCAAGATGCCTCATAGACATATTGATGTCAATGTTAAAGCACATGTTGGAAAGGGAAACCTCTATCTTGGGAAACTGAAACTGCCTGTACAAAGCGGAGACCTTGCCTTCCGCAAGAACATACTTATGCTCAAAAATATTAAACTAAAATCGCAGTGGTATGAAGGTACAGTGAATGGAAAGATCAATACCAAAAAGAAGAAGGGAGATCTTCTTCTTCAGCTAAAAAAGATCGAATTCAAAAAGAAAAATAAAACACTTTTTCGGCTGAAAGACAAAAAAATCCCTTTCAGTATCGATTATGCCGAAGATGTTCTGGTCAACATCCCCTCTTTCAAGCTCAAAGTCAGACAAAGTAGTCAGACACTGAAGATCACGGCATCTGATATCTCAAAGATAAAACCATACCTGAAAAACCTTGAGATCGATATCGACGGGGGTACGATGGAGATCCAAAGTAAAGACTGGAAGACTTTTACCTTCAAGGGTCTTCTTACACGATATGACTGCTTTATCTACGATAATAAGGTCTGCCATACCCGAGTACCTTGTTCGGGTACGATAAGGCCGGAAGGCATTGATTTTTACGCCTTTAACAAACGTCTGCATTACAATACTGCCAAATCACTTGCTACCCTGAAAAACCTCAATATCGATCTTCAGAAGTTCCTTGAGTCCAATCTGCGTCTGAAAAAGATAAAAAATAAAAAGAAGAGCAGTCAAAAAATGGTGATCAGAGGTAAAAAGAGTAATATTCGTTATGATAAATATACGTTGCTGACCGATGCCTACACGGTCACGATCTATCCCGGAAACAATACAATAAGAGCTGTTGGAAAACTGGGAAGTGACAAAGTAACATTCAGAAAAACAGGAAAAAAGATCACTATTGAAGCTCTGCGTATCCATGACAGGATGCTGCACCCCTTGATCAATTTCAACGGACTTCAGAAGGGGCGCTATACGATCAGGCTCTCCGGCATACCGGGAAAACGGATGAAAGGTGAGATCCTGCTTGACGGAGGGATACTGAAAAGTTTTAAAGCCTACAGCAAGACACGTAATTTTATTAAAAGTAACAAGAGCCTCTCGCAGATCCAGGATCCTGGACTGACTAAAAAAGGTTTTAAAATTCAGGAAGGGAAGATATTGTATCGTATAGTTAAGGATAAAGTAATATTTGATACGGTTTATGTCAAAGGGGATACGGCAACGATCGTGGGCAAGGGGACGCTGGATATCAAAACCAAAAAGCTCAATATTAAGCTGGCTGTCCAGACGGTACGTAAACTCGGTAAGATCATTGGAAGTCTACCGCTTTTGGGTTATATTCTAATGGGAAAAGATAATAGCGTGACTATAGGACTTACGATAAAAGGAACACTGGATGATCCCAAAGTAAACTATTCTGCGGCTAAAGAGATCCTCTCCCTGCCGTTCGATCTGATCAAGCGGACTTTACAGTCGCCGGCACATATTATCAATACCGGGAAAAAGAAAAAGCCGACCAAGGTCCCTGTGATCGAAGAGGTCACAATCCCTAAAAACAAAGTTGCCCCCTGA
- a CDS encoding ABC transporter permease, with translation MSAPIRKILPNKKFVGHIIRHYLKYDKENPFIFISALLAFFGIAAGVMVLMIAMGVMNGTQQEFTKKLFVMNYPLTVLPIEENAVNIDLVKKLSQKFPDMKFSPYYTTQVITKNDGAVQGSLLYGVDYDKESRLNDVFRKARGDSKSKFKVVIGEGLSYEMNAMKDDKVTLYFSEQTAAGFGTMPLQKRFVVDGVFKSGLKAYDKAIMYTTLEAFEKLLKREVGYYDGLHIYSKNPVDDIEKVRKQLPPSVVIEGWWQQNGNFFSAMQMEKKALFLVLLLIILVASLNIISSLLMTVMSRRSEIALMRTLGATKAEIRAIFFRLGVIIGLAGIVAGTLLGTLGIWALKTFDIISMPEDVYGTSKLPVDLLMSDFSFIILGTSVIIVLSSLYPAKKAAQTDPLTVLRNE, from the coding sequence ATGTCCGCACCCATACGAAAAATCTTACCCAACAAGAAATTTGTTGGGCACATTATCAGGCACTATCTGAAATATGATAAAGAGAACCCCTTCATCTTCATCTCCGCCCTGCTTGCTTTTTTCGGCATCGCTGCAGGGGTGATGGTACTGATGATCGCCATGGGGGTCATGAACGGAACACAGCAGGAATTCACCAAAAAACTCTTTGTCATGAATTATCCTCTTACCGTACTCCCCATCGAGGAGAATGCCGTCAATATCGATTTGGTGAAGAAACTTTCCCAAAAATTTCCCGATATGAAATTCTCCCCCTACTACACGACGCAGGTCATCACCAAAAATGACGGTGCCGTACAGGGTTCACTGCTCTATGGTGTTGACTATGACAAAGAGAGCCGGCTCAATGATGTCTTCAGAAAGGCCCGGGGAGACAGTAAAAGCAAATTCAAGGTCGTCATAGGAGAAGGACTCTCTTATGAAATGAATGCGATGAAAGATGACAAAGTCACTCTCTATTTCTCCGAGCAGACTGCTGCAGGTTTCGGGACGATGCCGCTTCAAAAGCGTTTTGTCGTGGATGGTGTCTTCAAGTCCGGCCTGAAGGCCTATGACAAGGCGATCATGTATACAACACTCGAAGCCTTTGAAAAACTGCTCAAACGTGAAGTAGGGTATTACGACGGCCTGCATATCTACAGCAAGAACCCTGTCGATGATATCGAAAAGGTCCGCAAACAGCTGCCGCCCTCTGTTGTCATAGAGGGGTGGTGGCAGCAGAACGGCAATTTCTTTTCCGCTATGCAGATGGAGAAGAAAGCACTTTTCCTCGTTCTGCTCCTCATCATTCTGGTAGCGTCGCTGAACATTATCTCTTCCCTGCTGATGACCGTCATGAGCAGACGCTCCGAGATCGCCCTTATGCGAACGCTTGGTGCGACCAAAGCAGAGATACGTGCAATCTTTTTCAGACTGGGAGTCATCATTGGACTGGCAGGTATCGTTGCGGGCACCCTGCTTGGCACACTGGGTATCTGGGCACTGAAAACCTTTGACATCATCTCCATGCCTGAAGATGTCTATGGGACCAGCAAGCTGCCTGTCGACCTCTTGATGAGTGATTTTAGCTTCATCATTCTGGGCACTTCCGTCATTATAGTGCTCTCCTCTCTCTACCCGGCCAAAAAAGCGGCACAGACAGATCCTCTCACAGTCCTGAGAAACGAGTAG